A section of the Dehalobacter sp. DCM genome encodes:
- a CDS encoding CGGC domain-containing protein — protein MLKKIGIVCCSKVTQKMGCSSAQCLGALKNRIGSFSKYQRDEEVRLVGLINCPGCPSEDGTDSLALHLNSLMAYKAEEIHFSSCVNKFCAFRYDFQALLERDFPQLDVLLDIERPHWPEIQIANNGTLN, from the coding sequence ATGTTGAAAAAAATTGGTATCGTATGCTGTTCCAAAGTAACGCAAAAAATGGGGTGTTCAAGCGCGCAATGTCTCGGCGCTTTAAAAAACAGAATCGGATCCTTCAGCAAATATCAACGTGACGAAGAGGTCCGATTAGTCGGCTTGATAAATTGTCCCGGCTGCCCGTCGGAGGACGGGACGGACAGTCTGGCGTTACACCTTAACAGTTTAATGGCTTATAAAGCGGAGGAGATCCATTTCAGCAGCTGCGTGAACAAGTTCTGTGCTTTTCGTTATGATTTTCAGGCCCTGCTTGAACGGGATTTTCCTCAGCTTGACGTGCTGTTGGACATCGAAAGGCCGCATTGGCCGGAGATTCAGATCGCGAATAACGGCACGCTAAACTGA
- a CDS encoding CGGC domain-containing protein: MEKIGLFCCSKSTRENRCASAQCLNNINNRTGDFQEYSDEKEIDLVGIINCPGCPSEIPPDRLSSQIKSLAELQVNKIYFSNCMNSCCVFRYDYQAIIERDYPDIDVFIGTDKELKGNSSEWIITRRVIRFD; the protein is encoded by the coding sequence ATGGAAAAAATAGGATTATTCTGCTGTTCAAAATCAACCCGGGAAAACCGGTGCGCGTCAGCACAGTGCCTTAATAACATCAATAACCGGACAGGTGATTTTCAGGAATACTCCGATGAGAAAGAGATTGACCTGGTCGGTATCATTAACTGTCCCGGGTGTCCTTCGGAAATCCCGCCGGACAGGCTTTCCAGTCAAATAAAAAGCTTAGCGGAGCTTCAAGTCAATAAGATCTATTTCAGCAATTGCATGAATTCGTGTTGTGTTTTCCGATACGACTATCAGGCTATAATTGAAAGGGATTATCCGGATATTGACGTGTTTATAGGAACGGATAAGGAGCTGAAGGGAAACAGCAGCGAATGGATCATTACCCGAAGGGTCATCCGTTTTGATTGA
- the ymfI gene encoding elongation factor P 5-aminopentanone reductase has protein sequence MEKRKTVIVTGASRGIGRTIAILFASKGYRVLMNYHQSAIAVYQTCEKLKKEGKAIYPYKADVTKRKQTDSMVERCLKLYGSVDILINNAGITQQKLFTEITEREWDKIVDTNLKGSFNCAQSVLKYMIAQKEGKIINISSIWGMVGASCEVHYSAAKAGVIGMTKALAKELAPSNIQVNCIAPGIVQTDMLAFFTANELDELKNQTPLQRIGSTKDVAACAYFLASEDADFITGQVISPNGGYVM, from the coding sequence ATGGAAAAAAGAAAAACGGTGATCGTTACCGGAGCGTCCAGAGGGATCGGCAGAACAATCGCTATCTTATTTGCGTCTAAAGGCTATCGCGTGCTGATGAATTATCATCAATCCGCCATCGCGGTTTATCAGACCTGCGAGAAATTAAAAAAAGAAGGAAAAGCAATCTACCCGTATAAAGCGGATGTGACCAAACGTAAGCAGACAGATTCGATGGTGGAGCGCTGTTTAAAACTATACGGCAGTGTGGATATTTTGATAAATAACGCGGGAATCACCCAGCAGAAGCTTTTTACGGAGATTACGGAAAGAGAATGGGATAAGATCGTAGATACCAACTTGAAAGGTTCTTTTAACTGTGCGCAAAGCGTTTTAAAATATATGATCGCCCAGAAAGAAGGCAAGATTATTAATATTTCCTCAATTTGGGGAATGGTCGGAGCTTCCTGTGAGGTTCATTATTCCGCGGCCAAAGCGGGAGTGATCGGGATGACCAAGGCTCTCGCCAAGGAGCTGGCACCGTCAAATATTCAGGTTAATTGCATTGCACCGGGGATTGTGCAGACGGATATGCTTGCTTTTTTCACTGCGAATGAATTGGATGAGTTAAAAAATCAAACACCGCTGCAGAGAATAGGGAGCACAAAGGATGTTGCCGCTTGTGCTTACTTTTTGGCATCTGAGGACGCTGATTTTATTACAGGGCAGGTAATTAGCCCGAATGGGGGGTATGTCATGTAG
- a CDS encoding DUF3842 family protein — MRIAVIDGQGGGIGKVIVEKLRKGLPEEIEIIALGTNALATSLMLKAGANEGAAGENVIIYNVDKVDIIMGTVAIIAANSMLGELTPAMAAAIAQSPAKKILLPVNRYNIEVVGIDKSEPLPHLIDRAIRLIKV, encoded by the coding sequence GTGCGTATCGCTGTAATCGACGGGCAGGGCGGTGGCATCGGCAAGGTGATTGTCGAAAAGCTGCGTAAGGGACTGCCTGAAGAGATTGAAATCATTGCACTGGGAACAAACGCGCTTGCTACTTCCCTGATGCTCAAAGCCGGTGCCAACGAAGGGGCCGCGGGGGAAAATGTCATTATCTACAACGTGGATAAAGTGGACATTATTATGGGAACGGTTGCGATTATCGCGGCCAATTCCATGCTGGGTGAGTTGACTCCGGCTATGGCCGCGGCGATAGCACAAAGTCCGGCTAAAAAAATACTTTTGCCTGTTAACCGTTATAATATCGAAGTCGTCGGTATTGATAAAAGCGAACCTCTCCCGCATTTGATTGATCGTGCAATTCGTCTGATAAAAGTATAG
- a CDS encoding CooT family nickel-binding protein, which yields MCEANAYLLDEAGAEKLLLESVDKVYPEEDNIILESIFGERKIIKAKIVRMELVDHRIILQKQD from the coding sequence ATGTGTGAAGCGAATGCTTATTTACTGGATGAAGCCGGTGCGGAAAAGTTATTATTGGAATCGGTTGACAAGGTTTATCCGGAAGAAGACAACATTATTTTGGAAAGCATTTTTGGCGAAAGAAAAATCATTAAAGCGAAAATCGTACGCATGGAACTGGTAGACCACCGGATTATCCTGCAAAAGCAGGATTAG
- a CDS encoding class I SAM-dependent methyltransferase: MEIQDIRNMWSLKEHNKQASVDMWNSMAGSFGDFVLPGFEEDSFLKLLKNKKMISPAGQVLDVGCGAGKYALAIAGSCGQVTGVDLSPQMIALAEQKKKEYKINNTAFYCEDWHELDLAQAGWEHQFDLVFAHMTPAVQSADTFEKLSAASKDWCVLAKPIRRTDPVSDAVKELIGIKTKRESSEEEVLYAFELLWRQGYLPGLEYEKQVWNMKKTWEQAEGLYLNRMKTYRELSPAEEDKVRDYLRSLLKDGFICEDVDTTIATIHWQVGQ, translated from the coding sequence ATGGAGATACAGGATATCCGCAACATGTGGAGTCTAAAAGAACATAACAAACAAGCGAGTGTTGATATGTGGAATTCGATGGCAGGGAGCTTCGGCGACTTTGTACTCCCTGGTTTTGAGGAAGATTCGTTTCTGAAGCTGCTGAAAAATAAGAAGATGATTAGTCCGGCAGGGCAGGTTCTGGACGTCGGATGCGGCGCGGGCAAATATGCGCTGGCGATAGCCGGGAGCTGCGGCCAGGTGACAGGGGTTGATCTTTCACCTCAAATGATCGCTCTTGCCGAACAAAAGAAAAAAGAATACAAAATCAACAACACCGCATTTTATTGCGAGGATTGGCACGAGTTGGACTTGGCGCAGGCCGGGTGGGAGCATCAATTCGACCTCGTGTTTGCTCATATGACACCGGCGGTTCAAAGCGCGGATACCTTTGAAAAGCTGAGTGCCGCGTCAAAAGACTGGTGTGTATTAGCCAAGCCGATCAGGCGAACGGATCCGGTATCGGATGCTGTCAAAGAACTGATCGGAATCAAGACCAAGCGTGAAAGCAGCGAGGAGGAGGTGCTGTATGCATTTGAGCTGCTTTGGCGTCAGGGGTATCTCCCCGGATTGGAATATGAGAAGCAGGTCTGGAATATGAAGAAAACGTGGGAACAGGCCGAAGGATTATACCTCAACCGGATGAAAACGTATCGTGAACTTTCCCCGGCAGAGGAAGATAAGGTCAGGGATTATTTGCGTTCGCTTCTGAAGGATGGGTTTATCTGCGAAGATGTGGATACAACCATTGCAACCATACATTGGCAGGTAGGACAATAG
- a CDS encoding FmdE family protein, protein MCRQLTDWEKAIEFHGHVCPGLAIGYRAAVIAKEKMDVRFSSDEEIVCVTENDACGVDAIQVLTGCSIGKGNLIYRGTGKMAFSFFNRKDGESLRLVLKSFQGEMTREERKDYILNAPAEEVFHVMKPRYELPETARLFTSIVCESCGESAPEHKIRLQDGKKVCLDCFKDYSRGWQ, encoded by the coding sequence ATGTGCAGGCAACTTACAGATTGGGAAAAAGCGATTGAATTTCACGGGCATGTCTGCCCCGGACTCGCCATAGGCTACCGGGCGGCAGTCATCGCGAAGGAAAAAATGGATGTCCGCTTCTCGTCAGATGAGGAAATCGTCTGCGTCACCGAAAACGACGCGTGTGGGGTCGATGCGATTCAGGTATTGACCGGATGCAGTATCGGTAAAGGTAATTTAATTTACAGAGGGACCGGCAAAATGGCGTTTAGTTTTTTCAACCGGAAAGACGGTGAAAGCTTGCGCCTGGTTTTGAAGTCATTTCAGGGAGAAATGACCCGGGAAGAGCGCAAGGATTATATTCTGAACGCTCCGGCGGAAGAGGTCTTTCACGTTATGAAACCGCGTTATGAATTGCCCGAGACGGCTCGGCTGTTTACGTCTATTGTCTGTGAATCCTGCGGGGAAAGCGCTCCGGAGCATAAGATCAGGTTACAGGATGGGAAAAAAGTCTGTCTGGACTGTTTTAAAGATTACAGCAGAGGCTGGCAGTAA
- a CDS encoding FecCD family ABC transporter permease, with protein MKFKTAGTLETDGYHKYTRKKRIVILLLAFLIVFLSVAAVNAGSFNLNPYQVIQSVFGKGNAISGVVIWQIRMPRILAAVIAGAGLAVAGCVMQNNLRNPLASPDTLGISHAAAFGANIAIIVLGAGSISSTSTDAVTINNPYLVTLCAFVCSMAATLVILLLARIRGFSPEAMILAGVALNSLFMAGTILIQYFASDVQIAAAVFWTFGDLGRVAWREVGILACIVILSFIYFLFKRWDYNALDSGEETAKSLGVRVERVRQGGMFISALIAAVAVSFLGIIGFVGLVAPQIMRRIIGGDHRYLIPASALMGSALLLFSDTIARTMVAPVVLPVGAITSFFGAPLFLYLLVRGYQRR; from the coding sequence ATGAAATTTAAAACGGCAGGTACCTTAGAGACAGATGGTTACCATAAATACACACGAAAGAAAAGAATCGTGATTCTGCTGCTGGCATTTTTAATTGTCTTTTTGTCCGTGGCTGCGGTCAATGCCGGTTCATTCAATCTCAATCCGTATCAAGTGATCCAATCGGTCTTTGGAAAAGGGAACGCGATTTCCGGTGTTGTCATCTGGCAGATCCGGATGCCCAGAATTTTAGCGGCTGTCATTGCCGGCGCCGGATTGGCGGTGGCCGGTTGTGTGATGCAAAATAATTTGCGCAATCCGCTGGCCTCGCCGGACACCCTGGGTATTTCCCACGCCGCGGCTTTCGGAGCGAATATTGCCATTATTGTTTTAGGAGCCGGCAGTATTTCCAGCACAAGTACGGATGCGGTGACCATCAATAACCCGTATCTGGTAACGCTGTGTGCATTTGTTTGTTCCATGGCGGCAACACTGGTTATTTTGCTGTTGGCAAGAATTCGGGGGTTTTCCCCCGAAGCCATGATCCTGGCCGGGGTAGCACTGAACTCCCTGTTTATGGCCGGTACCATCTTGATCCAGTATTTTGCCAGTGATGTTCAGATCGCGGCGGCTGTCTTCTGGACCTTCGGGGACTTGGGAAGGGTTGCTTGGAGGGAAGTAGGAATACTGGCCTGCATTGTGATTCTTTCCTTCATATATTTCCTATTTAAAAGGTGGGATTATAACGCGCTGGACAGCGGCGAAGAAACCGCTAAGAGTCTGGGCGTCCGTGTGGAAAGAGTCCGGCAAGGAGGGATGTTCATTTCGGCGTTAATCGCGGCCGTTGCGGTCTCTTTCCTTGGTATTATCGGCTTTGTCGGACTGGTTGCTCCCCAGATTATGCGCAGGATCATCGGCGGGGATCACCGTTACCTGATACCTGCTTCAGCGCTGATGGGATCTGCGCTGCTGCTTTTTTCTGATACCATCGCCAGGACCATGGTGGCGCCGGTGGTGCTTCCTGTCGGGGCTATCACGTCCTTTTTCGGGGCGCCGCTCTTTTTATACTTGCTGGTAAGGGGGTATCAAAGACGATGA
- a CDS encoding ABC transporter ATP-binding protein, with protein sequence MILSVKGLAFNYPSRKVLQDINFSVAKGDFLAILGVNGAGKSTLLKCLNNVLGPHSGTVLIREEDTGKLSRRELAKRVGYVAQRQEGVCTTVFDAVLLGRKPYIQWEASPNDLEVTRKALKSLDLEEYALRYLNELSGGEQQKVVIARALAQEPELLLLDEPTSSLDLKNQLEVARIIRNVVQDKQMCAVVTMHDLNLAIRYANKFLLLKNGVIFAAGGLEVMTPKNIESVYAVPVTIKEIEDIPVVVPV encoded by the coding sequence ATGATATTATCCGTTAAAGGATTGGCCTTTAACTATCCGAGCCGGAAGGTATTGCAGGATATCAATTTTTCGGTGGCCAAAGGGGATTTTTTGGCTATTCTGGGAGTGAACGGCGCGGGTAAATCCACGCTGCTGAAATGCCTGAATAACGTGCTGGGTCCCCATTCCGGCACCGTGTTGATCCGGGAAGAAGACACCGGCAAGCTTAGCCGGAGGGAGCTGGCCAAAAGAGTCGGTTATGTTGCCCAACGCCAAGAAGGGGTATGTACCACGGTTTTTGATGCGGTTCTGCTGGGAAGAAAGCCCTATATCCAATGGGAAGCTTCTCCAAACGATCTGGAAGTCACCCGCAAAGCTTTAAAATCGCTTGATCTGGAGGAATACGCTTTACGCTACTTGAATGAACTCAGCGGAGGAGAACAGCAAAAAGTTGTCATTGCCAGGGCCTTGGCGCAAGAACCGGAACTTCTTTTGCTGGACGAACCGACCAGCAGCCTGGATTTAAAAAATCAGCTGGAGGTCGCCAGAATTATCCGGAATGTTGTCCAAGACAAGCAGATGTGCGCGGTGGTTACGATGCATGACTTAAATCTGGCGATCCGGTATGCCAACAAGTTCCTATTGCTGAAAAACGGCGTCATTTTTGCTGCCGGCGGTCTTGAAGTGATGACGCCTAAAAATATTGAAAGTGTTTATGCTGTACCGGTTACAATTAAAGAAATTGAGGATATCCCGGTTGTGGTCCCGGTATAA
- a CDS encoding iron ABC transporter substrate-binding protein: MKRRIFSKRQLIALVLAALFCLTFVFSGCSAQSSQNASEKFTVTDMLGRQVEINGTAKKVVAIGPGALRLCCYFKNIEIFAGIEQMEIDSPTGRPYLYANPSLADLPVIGPGGPNNAPNPEQILAVKPDVIFTTYAADQATVDNLQSKTGIPVVALSYGKTATFDSQLDASLTLIGKTIGMEQRAEELIGLMAQYKTDLDTRTKDVADDQKPSAYVGGLGMKGVHGIESTQGNYSLFNVVHANNVVDETGKTGSLMIDKEKLISWNPDKIFLDGAGYPSVLEDYKKNPQYYQSLSAVKNGELYAMLPYNYYSTNIDTSIADAYYIGKILYPEQFNDVDPEKKADEIYQALLGKDIYAQMAKDFGGYRKVELTK; the protein is encoded by the coding sequence ATGAAAAGAAGGATTTTCTCGAAAAGACAATTAATTGCCTTGGTACTGGCGGCCCTGTTCTGTCTGACCTTTGTGTTCAGCGGTTGTTCCGCCCAATCATCCCAGAATGCTTCCGAGAAGTTCACCGTGACGGATATGCTGGGAAGACAAGTGGAAATCAACGGAACAGCCAAAAAAGTGGTTGCTATCGGTCCAGGGGCCCTAAGACTTTGCTGCTATTTCAAGAATATAGAGATTTTTGCAGGAATTGAACAAATGGAAATTGATAGCCCGACAGGCAGGCCCTATCTTTATGCCAACCCATCGCTTGCCGATCTTCCGGTTATTGGGCCGGGAGGACCTAATAACGCTCCGAATCCGGAACAAATCCTGGCCGTGAAACCGGATGTTATCTTTACAACCTATGCAGCGGATCAAGCTACTGTAGACAATTTACAGTCCAAAACCGGGATTCCGGTTGTGGCGTTAAGTTATGGTAAAACAGCGACGTTCGATTCCCAGTTGGATGCTTCCCTGACGCTTATCGGCAAAACCATCGGCATGGAGCAAAGGGCGGAGGAATTAATCGGTCTGATGGCGCAATATAAGACGGACCTGGATACCCGAACGAAAGATGTGGCTGACGATCAGAAACCGTCCGCTTATGTCGGCGGTTTGGGGATGAAAGGTGTCCACGGCATCGAGAGCACCCAGGGTAATTATTCACTTTTTAATGTCGTTCATGCTAACAATGTGGTTGATGAAACAGGAAAAACAGGTTCACTGATGATTGACAAGGAAAAATTAATCAGCTGGAACCCGGATAAGATATTTCTTGATGGGGCCGGATATCCTTCCGTTCTGGAAGACTATAAGAAAAACCCGCAATACTATCAAAGTTTGTCTGCAGTAAAGAACGGGGAACTGTATGCCATGCTTCCGTATAATTATTATTCCACGAATATCGATACATCAATCGCTGATGCTTATTATATCGGTAAGATACTCTATCCAGAGCAGTTTAATGATGTTGATCCGGAGAAAAAAGCGGATGAAATCTATCAGGCTCTGTTAGGCAAAGATATTTACGCCCAGATGGCCAAGGATTTTGGCGGATACAGGAAGGTCGAACTAACGAAATAA
- the ablB gene encoding putative beta-lysine N-acetyltransferase: MLTSNSIRSTNPFIDRRNKRLVLDGYAEKAIPALSQKLIQTAFTNDLEKIWVWALPADVPIYLQQGFQIEGSLVQNNEENFSVSLAYYVSQSRSYSNNFAEEDKLLYSVRKDPIQPLTPLPAGMNLLLLDESFVSPISALLTQTFASYPTPVEDTDYIHTLFQKGDLFAGAIDDGKLVAVAAAYPDLRLRRCEMTDCATLENYRGLSLTLRLLEILENAIKNKIQSPLLFYTLARAQSYGMNRVFHKLGYRCQGRLINNCHIGGAYEDMNLWARI, encoded by the coding sequence ATGCTCACATCAAATAGTATTCGAAGCACCAATCCCTTCATTGATAGGCGAAATAAACGCCTCGTCCTGGACGGATATGCTGAAAAAGCCATTCCGGCCCTGAGTCAAAAGCTAATCCAGACAGCCTTTACCAATGATTTGGAGAAAATATGGGTCTGGGCTTTACCGGCCGATGTTCCTATATATTTGCAGCAGGGCTTTCAAATTGAAGGCAGTCTCGTTCAGAACAACGAAGAAAATTTCTCAGTCAGCCTGGCCTATTATGTGAGCCAATCACGTTCCTATTCCAACAATTTTGCTGAAGAAGACAAACTGTTGTATTCCGTTCGAAAGGATCCTATCCAGCCACTCACGCCTTTGCCTGCCGGGATGAATCTTCTCCTTTTGGATGAATCCTTTGTTTCCCCAATATCCGCTTTACTGACCCAGACGTTTGCCAGTTATCCTACGCCTGTAGAAGATACGGATTATATACACACGTTATTTCAAAAAGGTGACCTGTTTGCCGGTGCAATCGATGATGGCAAGCTTGTTGCTGTTGCAGCCGCTTATCCTGATCTGCGGCTAAGACGCTGTGAGATGACGGACTGTGCAACACTAGAAAACTATCGGGGTCTTTCGCTGACCCTGCGTTTGTTAGAGATTCTTGAAAACGCAATTAAGAACAAAATCCAAAGTCCTTTGCTGTTCTACACATTGGCACGTGCGCAATCCTACGGTATGAACCGGGTATTTCACAAGCTTGGCTATCGCTGTCAAGGCCGTCTGATTAATAATTGCCATATAGGCGGTGCCTATGAAGACATGAATTTGTGGGCAAGAATATAA